Proteins from a single region of Anaerolineae bacterium:
- a CDS encoding response regulator yields MAGEHVLVVDDGRENREFVVDYVLKPNGYRVSVARDGREGLSKALNERPDLILLDLQMPYMDGVAVLKALAEAQANIPVILMTFHGSEEIAVEVFRLGVKDYVKKPYTVDEMLAAIERSLTETRLRQEKEALMQRVLAANRELQQRVRELNVLYRMGKNVAAQLELEQLAPRVVDAAVTVTGAEEGALFLREGDGLVCRAARRAGEEQAQPMCVVGVDPLVQRVMEMERPLALAPEEQDRLRVRRLAFPCVALAVPLIIKDRVLGALGVNSISERGRVFTSHDQGLLSALADYAAIAIENASNFSQLQAAKEREKRQIRQMFERYVAPSVVDRVLERPEALQLGGQRQPISIMFADIRGYTAFSERAQPEQVVELLNTYFQIATDVIMAREGTLDKFLGDGVMAFFNAPQPQADHVRRALDAAVALRDAVTAWNSRQGRVGLTFGIGVHTGEAVVGNIGAARAMNYTAIGDAVNVAKRLQENAAPGQILITDRVLTALGDTIRARSLGVMQVKGRQQPVTVYEVLS; encoded by the coding sequence GTGGCCGGTGAGCATGTCCTGGTCGTGGATGATGGCCGGGAGAACCGTGAATTCGTCGTGGATTATGTGCTGAAGCCTAACGGCTACCGGGTCAGCGTGGCCCGTGATGGCCGCGAGGGACTGAGCAAAGCCCTGAACGAACGCCCGGACCTGATCCTGCTCGACCTGCAAATGCCTTATATGGATGGTGTGGCCGTCCTCAAAGCGCTGGCGGAAGCCCAGGCCAACATCCCCGTGATCCTGATGACCTTCCACGGCTCAGAGGAGATCGCCGTTGAGGTCTTCCGGCTGGGCGTCAAGGATTATGTCAAGAAGCCTTATACAGTTGACGAGATGCTGGCGGCCATCGAACGCAGCCTGACCGAAACCCGTCTGCGCCAGGAGAAAGAGGCCCTGATGCAGCGCGTACTGGCGGCTAACCGGGAACTGCAGCAGCGCGTGCGCGAACTGAACGTGCTCTACCGGATGGGTAAGAATGTGGCCGCCCAGCTTGAACTGGAACAGCTGGCCCCGCGGGTGGTGGACGCTGCCGTGACCGTGACCGGAGCAGAGGAAGGGGCACTCTTTCTACGGGAAGGGGATGGGCTGGTATGCCGGGCGGCGCGCCGGGCTGGCGAGGAGCAGGCTCAGCCTATGTGTGTGGTTGGTGTTGACCCGCTGGTGCAGCGGGTGATGGAGATGGAACGTCCGCTGGCGCTGGCGCCTGAGGAACAGGATCGGTTGCGGGTAAGGCGACTGGCCTTCCCCTGTGTGGCGCTGGCGGTCCCGCTGATCATCAAAGATCGGGTACTGGGCGCGCTGGGAGTTAACAGTATTAGCGAGCGCGGACGGGTCTTCACCTCACATGATCAGGGGTTGCTCAGCGCCCTGGCTGACTACGCCGCGATCGCCATCGAGAATGCCAGTAACTTCAGCCAGCTGCAGGCGGCAAAAGAACGCGAAAAGCGGCAAATCCGCCAGATGTTCGAGCGGTATGTCGCGCCCTCGGTGGTGGATCGCGTGCTGGAGCGCCCGGAAGCATTGCAGCTGGGTGGCCAGCGCCAGCCGATCTCGATTATGTTTGCCGATATTCGCGGTTACACCGCCTTCAGCGAGCGTGCCCAGCCGGAGCAGGTGGTCGAACTGCTGAACACCTATTTCCAGATCGCGACGGATGTTATCATGGCCCGCGAAGGGACGCTGGACAAGTTCCTGGGCGATGGTGTGATGGCCTTTTTCAACGCCCCGCAGCCGCAGGCGGATCATGTCCGGCGGGCGCTGGATGCGGCGGTTGCCCTGCGCGATGCCGTGACCGCCTGGAATAGCCGCCAGGGACGGGTTGGCCTGACGTTTGGCATTGGTGTGCATACCGGGGAAGCCGTGGTCGGCAACATTGGCGCCGCCCGCGCCATGAATTACACTGCCATCGGCGACGCGGTCAACGTAGCCAAGCGCCTGCAGGAGAACGCCGCGCCGGGCCAGATTCTGATCACTGACCGCGTGCTGACCGCTCTGGGAGATACCATCCGGGCGCGTTCGCTGGGGGTGATGCAGGTCAAAGGGCGTCAGCAGCCGGTGACCGTGTACGAGGTGCTCTCCTAG
- a CDS encoding ISAs1 family transposase, giving the protein MLADLERLFAPESCLPGHGPLPVDFARASTLDKAHGRLERRTLTASSLLQGYSQWPHLAQVFQLERQTLTLRSGHLTYEVVYGVTSLSRAQASPNRLLHLVRRHWGIENEAHYSRDVTFKEDRCRLKTGCAAHVMAILNNLTLGLIRLLKFDFIPQARRFFNARLDLALDLLLAPP; this is encoded by the coding sequence TTGCTGGCGGACCTCGAGCGCCTGTTTGCCCCCGAAAGCTGCTTGCCAGGCCATGGCCCGCTGCCCGTCGATTTCGCCCGTGCCAGCACCCTGGACAAAGCGCATGGGCGGCTGGAACGGCGTACTCTGACGGCCAGCAGCCTGCTCCAGGGCTACAGCCAGTGGCCCCATCTGGCTCAGGTGTTCCAGCTTGAACGGCAAACCCTCACCCTCCGCAGTGGCCACCTCACCTATGAAGTCGTCTACGGCGTAACCAGTCTCTCTCGCGCCCAGGCCTCGCCGAACCGCCTCCTTCACCTGGTCCGTCGTCATTGGGGAATCGAAAACGAGGCTCATTACTCCCGTGATGTGACCTTCAAGGAAGACCGCTGTCGCTTAAAGACGGGCTGCGCCGCTCATGTCATGGCGATCCTCAACAATCTGACCCTGGGGCTCATCCGGTTGTTGAAGTTCGACTTCATTCCCCAAGCACGCCGCTTCTTCAATGCTCGGCTCGACCTGGCGCTTGACCTGCTTCTGGCTCCTCCCTGA
- a CDS encoding ISAs1 family transposase: MDYTIAGSGQIEALCGEVGGLYERLKELKDRRDRRGVRYPLAAVLMIMVLAKLSGEDEARGIAEWAKWRAKLLAKALGLKRESMPHHTTYSRIIGQAVEVEQFEAVVREYFSRHQPAEAHIALDGKAMRGTIEPGHTQGVHLLAAYLPAVGVVVGQSAVASKENEIVVAPALLASLDLHDAVVSGDALLAQRSLSSQIVAAGGNYL; encoded by the coding sequence ATGGACTATACCATAGCCGGAAGCGGACAGATAGAGGCACTTTGCGGGGAGGTAGGCGGGCTCTATGAGCGACTGAAGGAGTTAAAGGATCGGCGGGACCGGCGCGGGGTACGCTATCCGTTGGCGGCGGTGCTGATGATCATGGTGTTAGCCAAGCTTTCGGGAGAAGATGAAGCGCGGGGGATAGCGGAGTGGGCGAAGTGGCGGGCCAAGCTCTTGGCGAAGGCGCTGGGGCTCAAACGGGAGAGCATGCCCCATCACACGACCTACAGTCGGATTATAGGGCAGGCGGTGGAGGTGGAGCAGTTCGAGGCGGTGGTACGGGAATACTTCAGCCGCCACCAGCCGGCCGAGGCTCACATTGCGCTGGACGGCAAAGCCATGCGGGGGACGATCGAGCCAGGACACACCCAAGGGGTGCATCTGCTGGCTGCCTATCTGCCAGCGGTGGGGGTCGTGGTGGGACAAAGTGCAGTGGCCAGCAAGGAAAACGAAATTGTGGTTGCCCCTGCGCTGTTGGCCAGTCTGGACTTGCACGATGCCGTGGTGAGTGGGGATGCCCTGTTGGCTCAGCGGAGCTTATCGAGCCAGATAGTGGCGGCAGGGGGAAACTATCTGTAG
- the der gene encoding ribosome biogenesis GTPase Der produces the protein MKPKPMVALVGRPNVGKSTLFNRLAGSQLAVVHEMPGTTRDRLQADTEWNGVAFTVVDTGGIEVYQPKGSRDVSPLAEGSIDFVPQIRAQALIAVEEAEVIIMLVDAIQGLTAADEHIAEILRRTNKPVFIAANKADNAERREAAMEFYSLSLGEVFPISALHGTGTGDLLDAVVNALRHAPAPDYETDRDDEALKIAIVGRPNVGKSSLVNRLLGEERAIVSPLAGTTRDAIDTRLVWEGMPVILIDTAGIRRRGKIAPGVEKYSVLRAMKAIKRADIVLLLLDATEGITAQDTHIAGMIIDEMKSVAVIVNKWDAVTKDTYTMNVFTEKIREQLNFLPYVPILFISAKTGQRIGQIIPLAAQMQEERLVRIPTSELNRIVRDAVERHAPPSKAGKRLKIYLAQQVRTDPPTFLFHVNDTRLVHFSYERYLENQIRQEYPFTGTPVRLSFRPREGRLK, from the coding sequence ATGAAACCGAAACCGATGGTGGCGCTGGTCGGGCGCCCCAATGTTGGCAAGTCCACCCTGTTTAACCGCCTGGCCGGCTCGCAACTGGCGGTAGTCCACGAGATGCCGGGCACGACCCGTGACCGCCTGCAGGCCGATACGGAATGGAATGGCGTCGCCTTCACCGTGGTCGATACCGGTGGCATCGAGGTCTACCAGCCCAAAGGCTCACGCGATGTTTCCCCGCTGGCCGAAGGTAGCATCGACTTTGTCCCCCAGATTCGCGCTCAGGCCCTGATCGCCGTTGAAGAGGCGGAAGTGATCATCATGCTGGTCGACGCCATCCAGGGCCTGACCGCCGCTGACGAGCACATCGCCGAGATTCTGCGCCGCACCAACAAGCCGGTGTTCATCGCCGCCAACAAAGCCGACAATGCCGAGCGCCGCGAGGCAGCGATGGAATTCTACAGCCTGAGCCTGGGCGAGGTCTTCCCCATCAGTGCCCTGCATGGCACCGGCACCGGCGACCTGCTGGACGCGGTGGTCAACGCGCTACGGCACGCGCCTGCGCCAGACTACGAGACAGACCGGGATGACGAGGCGCTCAAGATCGCCATCGTGGGGCGGCCTAATGTCGGTAAAAGCAGTCTGGTCAATCGCCTGCTGGGTGAAGAACGGGCCATCGTCAGCCCGCTGGCAGGCACAACCCGTGACGCCATCGATACCCGGCTGGTCTGGGAAGGCATGCCCGTCATCCTGATCGACACGGCGGGCATCCGGCGGCGCGGCAAAATCGCCCCTGGCGTGGAAAAATACAGCGTCCTGCGGGCCATGAAGGCCATCAAACGCGCTGACATTGTGCTCCTGCTGCTGGACGCCACAGAAGGCATCACCGCCCAGGATACACACATCGCTGGCATGATCATCGACGAAATGAAAAGCGTGGCGGTCATCGTCAACAAGTGGGATGCTGTCACCAAAGACACCTACACGATGAATGTCTTCACGGAGAAGATCCGGGAGCAACTCAACTTCCTGCCCTATGTGCCGATTCTGTTCATCAGCGCCAAGACCGGCCAGCGGATCGGCCAGATCATCCCGCTGGCAGCACAGATGCAGGAGGAGCGACTGGTGCGCATCCCGACCAGTGAACTGAACCGGATCGTTCGCGACGCCGTGGAGCGCCACGCCCCGCCCTCCAAAGCGGGCAAGCGGCTCAAGATCTACCTGGCCCAGCAGGTGCGCACCGACCCGCCCACTTTCCTGTTTCATGTCAACGACACGCGGCTGGTACACTTCAGCTACGAGCGCTACCTGGAAAACCAGATTCGCCAGGAATACCCGTTCACCGGCACGCCGGTGCGTCTATCCTTCCGACCGCGCGAGGGCCGCTTGAAATGA
- a CDS encoding TIGR00159 family protein, producing MEILWAFDNFNLISLLDILLVAGLFFAASLLIRGTQATALLRGTLFVLILIGLFTSVVQLVALRWLLSHIVTGAAIAIPVIFQQELRRALSQLGETAIFGRQRGRSQAQHIIEQVCAAAERLAERRHGALIVLERSTSLEEYIKTGVALNSEVTPQLLLTIFWPKTELHDGAAILSGTRIAAAACVLPLSSGHRITERKLGTRHRAALGISEVSDAICVVVSEETGQISVANSGRMIRRLDGNRLRTILSAFYEDDRHATPRNWFAWLRDLRDRLTRSQPD from the coding sequence ATGGAAATTCTGTGGGCCTTCGACAACTTCAACCTGATCTCGCTGCTGGACATCCTGCTGGTGGCGGGGTTGTTCTTCGCTGCCAGCCTGTTGATCCGTGGCACGCAGGCGACGGCCCTCCTGCGCGGCACCCTGTTCGTGCTAATCCTGATTGGCCTGTTCACCAGCGTGGTGCAACTGGTCGCCCTGCGCTGGCTATTGAGCCATATCGTCACCGGCGCGGCCATCGCCATCCCCGTGATCTTCCAGCAGGAATTGCGCCGCGCCCTCAGCCAGCTGGGCGAAACCGCGATCTTCGGGCGGCAGCGAGGCAGGTCCCAGGCGCAGCATATCATCGAACAGGTCTGTGCCGCCGCCGAACGCCTGGCGGAACGCCGGCACGGCGCCCTGATTGTCCTGGAGCGTAGCACCAGCCTGGAGGAGTACATTAAGACCGGGGTGGCGCTTAACAGCGAGGTCACGCCGCAGCTGCTGCTGACCATCTTCTGGCCCAAGACCGAGCTGCATGATGGCGCGGCGATTCTTTCCGGCACGCGGATCGCCGCGGCGGCGTGCGTGTTGCCCCTTTCATCCGGCCATCGCATCACCGAGCGCAAACTGGGCACCCGCCACCGCGCTGCGCTGGGCATCAGTGAGGTCAGCGACGCGATCTGCGTGGTTGTCTCCGAGGAAACCGGCCAGATCTCTGTCGCCAACAGCGGACGCATGATCCGCCGCCTGGATGGTAACCGCCTGCGGACGATCCTCAGCGCCTTCTACGAAGATGACCGGCATGCCACACCGCGCAACTGGTTCGCCTGGCTACGTGATCTGCGGGATCGGCTGACCCGCAGCCAACCGGATTGA
- a CDS encoding tetratricopeptide repeat protein yields the protein MAGDRTIYEKAMNAGHSAAWDQQWDRAIAAYGRAVQEFPEDPDAHRSLGLALFQAQRLEEALKVYTRAHQLAPDDPIPLEKSADILERMGRLREAAQLYIQVADVYIAQRDLDKAIANWERATYLTPGLIPIHAKLATAYERTGTNKKAIREYLTLAFNFQRLNDTEKAIQAVQRALRLERDNPQALNTLQALQSGTLIPRPPVEDEPPEAMKRQDSFDLPIRQADRTVGEADARGPLGEAEEIALSGLATYLFDSGELGGGGAYVLQAIELHRQREIGPAIQAYRQALNARFSHPSLHLCLGLLLLEQDQPQAAIEQFSQITSNSALAAGANHGLGQAYMKLKEPKKAASHLVETLRLVDLNLAIDESERAQLNAIYNDLQATIPQSDDKQLTAMNQRFFSLLTGPDWKQRVAETRRQLEDTAHAEGATGMVEQLAEGGEELTESIARVDRYLRNSQLTLAMDEVYHAIELAPTYLPAHIRMAQILLADNNIENAVEKYRVVAETYMIRDQTDRAAQILNEVLRVAPVDLSIRATLIELLEKEERWPEVLEQYIDMADAYYQLADFDAARKTYEQANQLAQRLNADPQTIVHLLHRIADIDITRLDLRQSLRTYEQIKNIAPEDERARHALMELYYRLNNRVEAIRELDELLQLYARQRRSDQIVRILEEQVALYPKEMALRSRLATVYRRLGRTEQAVEQLDALGELQLEANMRSAAAETIRQIISLNPPSVDEYRKLLSTLGG from the coding sequence ATGGCCGGAGATCGCACGATTTACGAAAAGGCAATGAACGCCGGGCACAGCGCGGCCTGGGATCAACAGTGGGATCGCGCCATCGCTGCCTACGGGCGGGCCGTCCAGGAATTCCCGGAAGACCCTGACGCGCACCGCAGCCTGGGCCTGGCCCTGTTCCAGGCCCAGCGCCTTGAGGAGGCGCTCAAGGTCTATACCCGCGCTCATCAACTCGCCCCCGACGATCCCATCCCGCTGGAAAAGAGCGCTGACATCCTGGAGCGCATGGGCCGCCTGCGGGAAGCCGCGCAGCTATACATCCAGGTCGCCGACGTGTACATCGCTCAGCGTGACCTGGACAAAGCGATCGCCAACTGGGAACGGGCCACCTACCTCACCCCCGGCCTGATCCCGATCCATGCCAAGCTGGCCACTGCCTACGAGCGCACCGGCACCAACAAAAAGGCTATCCGCGAATACCTGACGCTGGCCTTCAACTTCCAGCGGCTGAACGATACCGAAAAAGCGATCCAGGCCGTGCAGCGCGCCCTGCGGCTGGAACGGGACAACCCCCAGGCGCTTAACACCCTGCAAGCGCTGCAATCCGGCACGCTGATCCCCCGCCCGCCGGTCGAGGATGAGCCCCCTGAAGCCATGAAACGCCAGGATTCCTTCGACCTGCCAATCCGCCAGGCTGACCGGACAGTCGGCGAAGCGGATGCCCGCGGCCCGCTGGGCGAGGCGGAGGAAATCGCGCTGAGCGGCCTGGCTACCTACCTCTTCGACTCCGGCGAACTGGGCGGCGGTGGCGCTTATGTCCTGCAGGCCATCGAACTGCATCGCCAGCGGGAGATCGGCCCGGCCATCCAGGCCTACCGCCAGGCCCTCAACGCCCGCTTCAGCCACCCCAGTCTGCACCTGTGCCTGGGCCTGCTCCTGTTGGAACAGGATCAACCACAGGCGGCCATCGAGCAGTTCAGCCAAATCACCAGCAACTCGGCCCTGGCAGCCGGGGCCAATCATGGTCTGGGCCAGGCTTACATGAAGCTCAAGGAGCCAAAGAAAGCGGCCAGCCACCTGGTCGAAACATTGCGCCTGGTTGACCTCAACCTGGCCATTGACGAATCGGAGCGCGCCCAGCTCAACGCGATCTACAACGATCTGCAGGCAACGATCCCCCAGAGCGACGACAAACAGCTCACGGCCATGAATCAGCGCTTCTTCAGCCTGCTAACCGGGCCGGACTGGAAGCAGCGGGTGGCCGAAACGCGCCGCCAGCTTGAGGATACCGCCCATGCGGAAGGCGCCACCGGCATGGTGGAACAACTCGCCGAAGGGGGCGAAGAACTGACCGAGTCCATCGCTCGTGTGGATCGCTATCTGCGCAACAGCCAGCTCACGCTGGCAATGGACGAGGTCTACCACGCCATTGAACTGGCGCCAACTTATCTGCCCGCTCACATCCGTATGGCCCAGATCCTGCTGGCGGACAACAACATCGAAAACGCCGTCGAAAAATACCGGGTGGTGGCGGAAACTTACATGATCCGTGACCAGACGGACCGCGCTGCCCAGATTCTCAACGAAGTCCTGCGCGTCGCCCCGGTTGACCTGAGCATCCGGGCTACGTTGATCGAACTGCTGGAAAAGGAAGAGCGCTGGCCAGAAGTGCTGGAGCAGTATATCGACATGGCCGACGCCTACTACCAGCTGGCCGACTTTGACGCCGCCCGCAAGACCTACGAGCAGGCTAACCAGCTTGCCCAGCGGCTCAACGCTGACCCGCAGACGATCGTCCACCTGTTGCACCGCATCGCCGACATCGACATCACCCGGCTTGATCTGCGGCAGTCCCTGCGCACCTACGAGCAGATCAAGAACATCGCGCCGGAGGATGAACGCGCCCGTCACGCGCTGATGGAGCTTTACTACCGCCTGAACAACCGCGTTGAGGCCATCCGCGAACTGGATGAGCTCTTGCAGTTGTACGCCCGGCAACGGCGATCCGATCAGATCGTCCGAATACTGGAGGAACAGGTCGCGCTGTACCCTAAAGAGATGGCGCTCCGCTCCCGGCTGGCCACCGTCTACCGGCGGCTGGGGCGCACCGAACAGGCGGTTGAGCAGCTGGACGCCCTGGGCGAATTGCAGCTGGAGGCAAATATGCGCAGCGCTGCCGCCGAGACCATCCGCCAGATCATTAGCCTTAATCCGCCCAGTGTGGATGAATACCGTAAGCTGCTGAGCACCCTGGGGGGATGA